One genomic segment of Salinigranum rubrum includes these proteins:
- a CDS encoding Cdc6/Cdc18 family protein, with protein sequence MSELTDVEATTLTHRVVLLGVAELGGRDEVPAHAGEIVSVCIDNLADVDGDVVGSLSEADVARALNELEDAGLVERGDVGDTSAVGKGRPAYVLPMGGDALCETLEDDDRLTTLVERVEATHG encoded by the coding sequence ATGAGCGAACTCACCGACGTGGAGGCAACGACGCTCACACACCGCGTGGTCCTGCTCGGGGTCGCCGAACTGGGTGGCCGCGACGAGGTGCCCGCACACGCGGGCGAGATCGTGAGCGTCTGTATCGACAACCTCGCGGACGTCGACGGCGACGTCGTCGGGAGTCTCTCGGAGGCCGACGTCGCCCGCGCGCTCAACGAACTCGAGGACGCCGGCCTCGTCGAACGGGGCGACGTCGGCGACACCTCCGCGGTCGGGAAGGGCCGCCCCGCGTACGTCCTCCCGATGGGGGGCGACGCGCTGTGTGAGACGCTCGAAGACGACGACCGGCTGACGACGCTCGTCGAGCGCGTCGAGGCCACCCACGGCTAA
- the malQ gene encoding 4-alpha-glucanotransferase, producing MTLDRQSGVFCHVASLPGPQGIGSLGAPARRFVDFLARADQSLWQFCPIGPTTVDYGNSPYSALSAVAGNPLFVDLADLRERGWLERVEGEPFDDECVEYERVTDHVETHLRRAHDGFEERATAVERKAFTTFRESNDWLDDYALFRALKRDHDSAAWTEWPRGERDRDPDALGAARGRLSGEIAFREFCQFCFDQQWSALRSYATQHDVSLVGDVPIYVAGDSADVWANRDVFQLDEEGQPTAVAGVPDAPDEVFSAQRWGMPLFDWEALERTGFAWWRSRLERLFAQCDIVRIDHFRGLERYWAIPADESDPNVGEWRDVPSEAFFDALSREFGDLSARAFAEDIGHPTDAVDDLRTRYGLASLKLLPFVDWCEEDHPHKPHRYTADTVAYTSTHDSETARGAYESLSDEQRACFEAYFDGPVAAETVHETCIEAVWGSEANLALAQIQDVLGRGNEARFNVPGTTAGNWAWRVREEQLTDAAAGWLAEATRDANR from the coding sequence ATGACACTCGACCGTCAGAGCGGCGTCTTCTGTCACGTCGCCTCGCTTCCGGGACCGCAGGGCATCGGGAGCCTCGGGGCGCCCGCGAGACGGTTCGTCGACTTCCTCGCTCGCGCCGACCAGTCGCTGTGGCAGTTCTGTCCCATCGGGCCCACGACCGTCGACTACGGCAACTCGCCGTACTCGGCGCTGTCGGCCGTCGCGGGTAACCCGCTGTTCGTCGACCTCGCTGACCTCCGCGAGCGGGGGTGGCTCGAGAGGGTAGAAGGAGAACCGTTCGACGACGAATGCGTCGAGTACGAACGGGTCACGGACCACGTCGAGACGCACCTCCGTCGTGCCCACGACGGCTTCGAGGAGCGGGCGACGGCCGTGGAACGGAAGGCGTTCACGACCTTCCGCGAGTCGAACGACTGGCTGGACGACTACGCACTGTTCCGGGCGCTCAAACGCGACCACGACAGCGCTGCATGGACCGAGTGGCCACGGGGCGAGCGGGACCGCGATCCGGACGCGCTCGGGGCGGCCCGCGGACGACTGTCCGGCGAAATCGCCTTCCGCGAGTTCTGTCAGTTCTGTTTCGACCAGCAGTGGTCGGCGCTCCGATCCTACGCAACCCAGCACGACGTGTCTCTCGTCGGCGACGTTCCCATCTACGTCGCGGGAGACAGCGCGGACGTGTGGGCCAACCGGGACGTGTTCCAACTCGACGAGGAGGGACAGCCGACGGCGGTCGCCGGGGTCCCCGACGCGCCCGACGAGGTGTTCTCGGCTCAGCGGTGGGGGATGCCGTTGTTCGACTGGGAAGCGCTAGAGCGGACGGGGTTCGCGTGGTGGCGCTCGCGACTCGAACGGCTGTTCGCGCAGTGTGACATCGTCCGAATCGACCACTTCCGGGGATTAGAGCGGTACTGGGCGATTCCCGCCGACGAGTCGGACCCGAACGTGGGCGAGTGGCGCGACGTGCCGAGCGAGGCGTTCTTCGATGCGCTCAGCCGCGAGTTCGGCGACCTCTCGGCGCGCGCGTTCGCCGAGGACATCGGCCACCCGACCGACGCGGTCGACGACCTTCGAACCCGGTACGGACTGGCGTCGCTGAAGCTCCTCCCGTTCGTCGACTGGTGCGAGGAGGACCACCCGCACAAGCCGCACCGGTACACGGCGGACACCGTCGCCTACACCTCGACGCACGACTCCGAGACCGCCCGTGGAGCGTACGAGTCGCTGTCCGACGAGCAGCGGGCGTGCTTCGAGGCGTACTTCGATGGGCCCGTCGCTGCCGAGACGGTCCACGAGACGTGTATCGAGGCGGTGTGGGGTTCGGAGGCGAACCTCGCGCTGGCGCAGATACAGGACGTGCTCGGACGCGGGAACGAGGCGCGGTTCAACGTTCCCGGGACGACGGCGGGCAACTGGGCGTGGCGCGTCCGGGAGGAGCAGTTGACCGACGCTGCCGCCGGCTGGCTGGCCGAGGCGACACGCGACGCGAACCGCTGA
- a CDS encoding SDR family oxidoreductase — translation MSVTYDFEGQAVLVTGAGGALGGGVVEAFVDGGATVAAADIVDPDDVDLPDGVTYYQGDFTDEDDVAETVEAVVETHGGVDALVNIAGTWQGGTPVDETDVETFDFLFDVNLKTMFLASKHALPHLRESAAGAVVSVSARSSLEGGEGDSVYRASKAGVRLITESIAEENRGEVRANAIMPSVIDTPANREMMPDADHDSWPTPQEIAEVICFLCSDASGVTSGAAVPVYGEA, via the coding sequence ATGTCAGTCACGTATGACTTCGAGGGGCAGGCAGTACTGGTGACCGGCGCGGGCGGGGCGCTCGGTGGCGGCGTCGTCGAGGCGTTCGTCGACGGCGGAGCGACCGTCGCCGCCGCGGACATCGTAGACCCCGACGACGTCGACCTGCCCGACGGGGTGACGTACTACCAGGGGGACTTCACCGACGAGGACGACGTCGCCGAAACGGTCGAGGCGGTCGTCGAAACCCACGGCGGCGTCGACGCGCTCGTCAACATCGCCGGGACCTGGCAGGGCGGGACGCCGGTCGACGAGACCGACGTCGAGACGTTCGACTTCCTCTTCGACGTCAACCTCAAGACGATGTTCCTCGCGTCGAAGCACGCGCTCCCGCACCTGCGAGAGTCGGCAGCGGGCGCGGTCGTCTCCGTCTCCGCGCGGTCGTCGCTCGAAGGAGGAGAGGGCGACAGCGTCTACCGCGCGTCGAAGGCGGGCGTCCGCCTCATCACCGAGAGCATCGCCGAGGAGAATCGTGGTGAGGTCCGTGCGAACGCGATCATGCCGAGCGTCATCGACACGCCGGCGAACCGCGAGATGATGCCCGACGCCGACCACGACTCGTGGCCGACGCCACAGGAAATCGCCGAAGTCATCTGCTTCCTCTGTAGCGACGCCTCGGGGGTAACGAGCGGGGCGGCGGTGCCGGTGTACGGCGAGGCCTGA
- a CDS encoding CBS domain-containing protein: MPSDADDPAGTGRPTLFDVTVREVMRRDVETVTPSASARTVVRRLHEADVGSVLVVDEAGTPVGIVTDSDVLALVVAGRSLEGTTVADCLSAPVVTVDADDGIETAAKALREQGIDQAPVLDDGALVGVVSVRELSYYLPGLSLSDVTTRSSGEYAYEDRATPGIDVGDVVRFSKRLDDGDVRAFARASGDENPLHLDDDYAGTTRFGTRIAHGVLTLGVVSAALARLPGLVIYLSQSVRFVGPVEVGERVTAVCEVVDALGGGRFRLRTVVNGDDGEPVVEGEAVVLVDGSDETERE, encoded by the coding sequence ATGCCGTCAGACGCTGACGACCCCGCGGGGACCGGACGGCCGACCCTGTTCGACGTCACCGTGCGCGAAGTGATGCGGCGGGACGTCGAAACCGTCACACCGTCGGCGTCGGCGCGGACGGTGGTCCGCCGTCTCCACGAGGCCGACGTCGGCTCGGTTCTCGTCGTCGACGAGGCGGGGACGCCGGTCGGTATCGTCACGGACTCGGACGTCCTCGCGCTGGTCGTCGCCGGCCGATCGCTGGAGGGGACGACGGTTGCCGACTGCCTGTCCGCGCCGGTCGTCACTGTGGACGCCGATGACGGCATCGAGACGGCCGCGAAAGCGCTCCGCGAACAGGGCATCGACCAGGCACCCGTCCTCGACGACGGCGCGCTGGTCGGCGTCGTCTCCGTGCGCGAACTGTCGTACTACCTGCCGGGGCTGTCGCTGTCGGACGTGACGACGCGGAGCAGCGGGGAGTACGCGTACGAGGACCGCGCCACGCCCGGCATCGACGTCGGCGACGTCGTTCGGTTCTCGAAGCGACTCGACGACGGTGACGTCCGGGCCTTCGCCCGCGCATCGGGCGACGAGAACCCGCTGCACCTCGACGACGACTACGCGGGAACGACGCGGTTCGGCACCCGTATCGCCCACGGCGTCCTCACGCTCGGCGTCGTGAGCGCGGCGCTCGCTCGTCTCCCCGGCCTCGTCATCTATCTCTCACAGAGCGTCCGGTTCGTCGGTCCCGTGGAGGTCGGCGAGCGCGTGACTGCCGTCTGTGAAGTCGTCGACGCGCTCGGCGGCGGCCGGTTCCGCCTCCGGACGGTCGTGAACGGGGACGACGGCGAACCCGTCGTCGAGGGCGAAGCCGTCGTGCTGGTCGACGGGAGCGACGAGACCGAGCGGGAGTGA
- a CDS encoding DUF7511 domain-containing protein, which yields MTDTNDCDTDAVGKGRDAAPFGLDLGPEPDADAETHVCGHLEEYDDAPDEYTIFPRVASEELPRTTAWLTAQEGSYLSLDEYR from the coding sequence ATGACTGACACGAACGACTGCGACACCGACGCCGTGGGGAAAGGTCGGGACGCAGCCCCGTTCGGTCTCGATCTCGGGCCCGAACCCGACGCGGACGCCGAGACACACGTCTGTGGGCACCTCGAAGAGTACGACGACGCCCCGGACGAGTACACTATCTTCCCGCGGGTCGCCTCCGAGGAACTCCCGCGGACGACGGCATGGCTGACCGCACAGGAAGGGTCGTACCTCTCACTCGACGAGTACCGGTGA
- a CDS encoding CopG family ribbon-helix-helix protein has translation MTVVSVSMPEELLERIDSFADEHGYTGRSEVIREASRNLLGEFEDRRLEDRELMAVVTVIFDYETTSVEERMMHIRHEYEGLVASNIHSHVGGHFCMELFVLEGRLDEISTFVGRIRATKDTLSVDYSVMPVDEFVSVPDPDHDH, from the coding sequence ATGACCGTTGTCAGCGTCTCGATGCCCGAGGAGCTACTCGAACGAATCGACAGCTTCGCCGACGAACACGGCTACACCGGGCGGAGCGAGGTCATCCGCGAGGCGTCACGGAACCTGCTCGGCGAGTTCGAGGACCGACGACTCGAGGACCGCGAACTGATGGCCGTCGTGACGGTCATCTTCGACTACGAGACGACGAGCGTCGAAGAGCGGATGATGCACATCCGCCACGAGTACGAGGGACTGGTCGCCTCGAACATCCACAGCCACGTCGGTGGCCACTTCTGTATGGAACTGTTCGTCCTCGAAGGGCGGTTGGACGAGATCTCGACGTTCGTCGGCCGTATCCGGGCGACGAAGGACACCCTAAGCGTCGACTACTCGGTGATGCCCGTCGACGAGTTCGTCTCGGTTCCCGACCCTGACCACGACCACTGA
- a CDS encoding transporter associated domain-containing protein, with product MCATNRLTRVPVYQGTLDHVVGIADIRDVERAIREGKTLDDVLLPSLQVPEGREIDDLLAEMQAERVTMVIVRDEFGETEGILTVEDILEEIVGEIFEVGEERFIRPTTDGLVVKGEVTVGEVNDALGVDLTTEGEFETVAGLINAELGRIGDVGDRVVVADVALDVERVDGHRIRRVRVRPMVGESSEGEAEAMAVDEDAPGEPDHGSGSGADDDHSSRADDDGDDAHVDSTTDVDAETDPESDER from the coding sequence GTGTGTGCGACGAACCGGCTCACCCGCGTCCCCGTCTACCAGGGCACGCTCGACCACGTCGTCGGCATCGCCGACATCCGCGACGTCGAACGCGCCATCCGCGAGGGGAAGACGCTCGACGACGTCCTCCTCCCCAGCCTTCAGGTCCCCGAGGGGAGAGAGATCGACGACCTCCTCGCCGAGATGCAAGCCGAGCGCGTCACGATGGTCATCGTCCGCGACGAGTTCGGCGAGACCGAGGGCATCCTCACCGTCGAGGACATCCTCGAAGAGATCGTCGGCGAGATATTCGAGGTCGGCGAGGAACGGTTCATCCGTCCCACGACCGACGGCCTCGTGGTCAAAGGCGAGGTGACTGTGGGGGAGGTGAACGACGCGCTCGGCGTCGACCTCACCACCGAAGGGGAGTTCGAGACCGTCGCCGGCCTCATCAACGCCGAACTCGGTCGCATCGGCGACGTGGGCGACCGCGTCGTCGTCGCCGACGTCGCCCTCGACGTCGAGCGCGTCGACGGCCACCGCATCCGACGGGTTCGCGTCCGTCCGATGGTCGGGGAGTCGTCCGAGGGCGAAGCGGAGGCGATGGCTGTCGACGAGGACGCACCCGGAGAGCCCGACCACGGCTCGGGCTCGGGAGCCGACGACGACCACAGTTCGAGAGCTGACGACGACGGTGACGACGCTCACGTGGACTCCACCACGGACGTGGACGCGGAGACGGACCCCGAGTCCGACGAGCGCTAA
- a CDS encoding phosphate-starvation-inducible PsiE family protein — protein MRWLEMGAAYFLVALFAIGVFDLGLSLYELLVSGRFTDPNAVIDLIDTVLLLLIIVEVFQTVVAFSRNEPVIRIVINAALIAIARKVISYRPDEYASVDDAFVAAGSFALLLAVLIAAFLVVRRVDLDPLEPEVD, from the coding sequence ATGCGGTGGCTGGAGATGGGTGCCGCGTACTTCCTCGTGGCGCTCTTCGCCATCGGCGTCTTCGACCTGGGACTGTCGCTGTACGAACTGCTCGTCTCGGGACGATTCACCGACCCCAACGCCGTCATCGACCTCATCGACACCGTCCTCCTCTTGCTCATCATCGTCGAGGTGTTCCAGACGGTCGTCGCGTTCAGCCGGAACGAACCGGTGATTCGGATCGTCATCAACGCCGCGCTCATCGCCATCGCGCGGAAGGTCATCAGCTACCGCCCCGACGAGTACGCCTCCGTCGACGACGCGTTCGTCGCGGCGGGGTCGTTCGCGCTCCTGCTCGCCGTCCTCATCGCGGCGTTCCTCGTCGTCCGCCGCGTCGACCTCGACCCCCTCGAACCCGAGGTCGATTGA
- a CDS encoding dihydrolipoyl dehydrogenase family protein yields MHVALIGAYGSAGTAVAGRLVEHLGEELTQLTLIDDGEPGGGLCILRGCMPSKEVISAAGHRYQTRHDDRLIGTPEMDLDRVVETKDGHIENFARHRRAAVHDMAEREGAEFRHERATFVDDHTLRLHPSGDELTADYVVVATGSVVNVPDLPGIDAVEPVTSADVLDATDLPESGIVMGFGYVGLELVPYLAEAGVDLTVVEHDARPLDEADPDFGDELLDIYREEFGVEILTNTYEKRVEPAGEGVRMHLDHDGEAVTREAEALFLFTGRRPDLAGLGIENTALDTDGEWVHDTMQARDLAHTFVVGDVNGKEPILHVAKEQGFVAADNILAHAAGEKLVEYENVHHHVVFSAGGVYPYARVGHSVASAVEAGLDHVAVTRRASDDGVFKTKATPRGLATLVVGTDGTVLGYQGLHYHADVMAKTMQMAVEMELDVHEIPDRAYHPTTPEILDGLFRQAKAELRES; encoded by the coding sequence ATGCACGTCGCGCTCATCGGTGCGTACGGGAGTGCCGGAACCGCCGTCGCCGGTCGCCTCGTCGAGCACCTCGGCGAGGAACTCACGCAGTTGACGCTCATCGACGACGGCGAGCCCGGCGGGGGGCTCTGCATCCTCAGAGGGTGTATGCCGTCGAAAGAGGTCATCTCGGCGGCGGGCCACCGCTACCAGACCCGTCACGACGACCGACTGATCGGCACGCCCGAGATGGACCTCGACCGAGTGGTCGAAACGAAGGACGGTCACATCGAGAACTTCGCGCGCCACCGCCGAGCGGCGGTCCACGACATGGCCGAGCGCGAGGGGGCGGAGTTCCGCCACGAGCGGGCGACGTTCGTCGACGACCACACCCTGCGACTCCACCCGAGCGGCGACGAACTCACGGCCGACTACGTCGTCGTCGCCACCGGTTCGGTGGTGAACGTTCCCGACCTTCCAGGAATCGACGCGGTCGAACCGGTCACGAGCGCGGACGTCCTCGACGCGACGGACCTCCCCGAGTCGGGCATCGTGATGGGGTTCGGCTACGTCGGACTCGAACTCGTGCCGTATCTCGCGGAGGCCGGCGTCGACCTCACGGTGGTCGAACACGACGCGCGCCCGCTGGACGAGGCCGACCCGGACTTCGGCGACGAACTCCTGGACATCTACCGCGAGGAGTTCGGCGTCGAGATTCTCACCAACACGTACGAGAAGCGGGTGGAACCGGCAGGGGAGGGTGTCCGAATGCACCTCGACCACGACGGGGAGGCGGTGACGAGAGAGGCCGAGGCGCTCTTTCTGTTCACGGGCCGACGGCCGGACCTCGCGGGGCTCGGCATAGAGAACACCGCCCTCGACACCGATGGCGAGTGGGTCCACGACACGATGCAGGCCCGCGACCTCGCACACACGTTCGTCGTCGGCGACGTCAACGGGAAGGAGCCAATCCTCCACGTCGCAAAGGAACAGGGGTTCGTCGCCGCCGACAACATCCTCGCGCACGCGGCGGGCGAGAAGCTGGTGGAGTACGAGAACGTCCACCACCACGTCGTCTTCTCGGCGGGGGGCGTCTACCCCTACGCCCGGGTGGGCCACTCGGTGGCGTCGGCCGTCGAGGCGGGACTCGACCACGTCGCGGTCACCCGGCGCGCCAGCGACGACGGGGTGTTCAAGACGAAGGCGACTCCGAGAGGGCTGGCGACGCTCGTCGTGGGGACGGACGGGACCGTCCTGGGGTATCAGGGGCTGCACTACCACGCGGACGTGATGGCGAAGACGATGCAGATGGCGGTGGAGATGGAACTGGACGTCCACGAGATACCCGACCGGGCGTACCACCCGACGACGCCGGAGATTCTGGACGGGCTGTTTCGGCAGGCGAAGGCTGAACTGCGAGAGTCGTGA
- the kdgK1 gene encoding bifunctional 2-dehydro-3-deoxygluconokinase/2-dehydro-3-deoxygalactonokinase yields MTDLVTFGETMLRLSPPRGDRLERTRSFDVQAGGAESNVAVAASLLGLDAVWLSKLPDSPLGRRIVRELRGHGVRTGVAWDTSDEKRLGTYYLEHGGAPRGVEVVYDRADSSVTTVTPEELATGVVADADTFYTSGITPALSETVRKTTGTLFEVAKQSGTTTTFDLNYRSKLWSPAEARETYEALLPHVDLLFAAERDVREVLDRDGDAVQLAHGLATDFDSDTVVLTRGDKGAVGIREGEVFERPVFEADTFDAIGTGDAFVGGFLTARADGGDIERCLTYGAATASLKRTIDGDLAVVTPAEVEAVIAEESGEISR; encoded by the coding sequence ATGACAGACCTCGTGACCTTCGGCGAGACGATGTTGCGGCTCTCGCCCCCGCGCGGCGACCGACTCGAACGGACCCGTTCGTTCGACGTGCAGGCGGGCGGGGCCGAGAGCAACGTCGCCGTCGCGGCCTCCCTCCTCGGCCTCGACGCCGTGTGGCTCTCGAAGCTCCCCGACTCCCCGCTCGGACGGCGAATCGTCCGCGAACTCCGCGGACACGGCGTCCGGACGGGCGTCGCGTGGGACACGTCCGACGAGAAGCGTCTCGGCACGTACTACCTCGAACACGGCGGTGCCCCGCGTGGGGTCGAGGTCGTCTACGACCGGGCCGACTCGTCCGTGACGACCGTCACGCCCGAGGAACTGGCGACGGGGGTCGTCGCGGACGCCGACACGTTCTACACGAGCGGCATCACCCCGGCGCTCTCGGAGACCGTCCGGAAGACGACGGGCACGCTGTTCGAGGTAGCGAAACAAAGCGGGACGACGACGACGTTCGACCTGAACTACCGGTCGAAGCTCTGGTCGCCCGCCGAGGCGAGAGAGACGTACGAGGCGCTCTTGCCCCACGTCGACCTGCTGTTCGCCGCCGAGCGCGACGTCCGCGAGGTGCTCGACCGCGACGGCGACGCGGTCCAACTCGCTCACGGGTTGGCGACCGACTTCGACTCCGACACCGTGGTCCTCACCCGCGGGGACAAGGGAGCAGTGGGCATCCGCGAGGGCGAGGTGTTCGAGCGGCCGGTGTTCGAGGCCGACACCTTCGACGCCATCGGGACGGGCGACGCGTTCGTCGGCGGCTTCCTCACCGCCCGCGCCGACGGCGGCGACATCGAGCGGTGTCTCACCTACGGGGCGGCGACGGCCTCGCTCAAGCGGACCATCGACGGCGACCTCGCCGTGGTGACGCCCGCGGAGGTCGAAGCCGTCATCGCCGAAGAGAGCGGCGAGATTTCGCGGTGA
- the fer gene encoding ferredoxin Fer: protein MDTPFDVLQVDPDASDEVIDRAYRRRVLETHPDQGGSAEEFQRVRRAYERIKSGEKRAMLEEGWESPTPDPEAATNGEAKTESADTDDGDEDNGDDERDEPEAGVDGKRVEFLNYDVLSDHGWSLDDDDLFEKASEADLAPEDYGRVLVKPRESLLEAAEERGFTWPYSCRGGACANCAVAVVEGEMEMPAGQILTPEFIDQGIRLSCISAPTTDEAKVVFNVKHLPGLDELRLPPRQFDGPQAND from the coding sequence GTGGACACCCCCTTCGACGTTCTCCAGGTCGATCCGGACGCGAGCGACGAGGTGATCGACAGGGCGTATCGGCGACGAGTGCTGGAGACGCATCCCGACCAGGGCGGGTCCGCGGAGGAGTTTCAACGCGTCAGGCGGGCGTACGAACGGATCAAGTCGGGCGAGAAGCGCGCGATGCTCGAAGAGGGGTGGGAGTCGCCGACGCCCGACCCGGAGGCGGCCACGAACGGCGAGGCGAAGACGGAGAGCGCCGACACGGACGACGGCGACGAGGACAACGGCGATGACGAGCGCGACGAGCCCGAAGCGGGAGTGGACGGCAAGCGGGTCGAGTTCCTCAACTACGACGTGCTGTCGGACCACGGCTGGTCGCTCGACGACGACGACCTCTTCGAGAAGGCGTCGGAGGCCGACCTCGCGCCCGAGGACTACGGGCGCGTCCTGGTCAAGCCCCGGGAATCGCTGCTCGAAGCCGCAGAGGAACGCGGCTTCACGTGGCCGTACTCGTGTCGCGGCGGGGCCTGCGCGAACTGCGCCGTCGCGGTCGTCGAAGGCGAGATGGAGATGCCGGCGGGACAGATTCTCACGCCCGAATTCATCGACCAGGGTATCCGCCTGTCGTGTATCAGCGCGCCGACCACCGACGAGGCAAAGGTCGTCTTCAACGTCAAGCACCTGCCCGGCCTCGACGAACTTCGGCTCCCGCCGCGGCAGTTCGACGGGCCGCAGGCGAACGACTGA